Proteins encoded within one genomic window of Arachis ipaensis cultivar K30076 chromosome B08, Araip1.1, whole genome shotgun sequence:
- the LOC107612951 gene encoding protein DYAD isoform X2, which yields MEQLGVRHRMMFTGQHEDEGYESQSSLDTCEDELLNDEEEEEIINNKILPEIKKRKRLSLSELREVKESCQRQSISKLKTHNYESKNRWSSQRYKVAEQRMWEILKAEGATFEHPITRPALRMAARKHISDTGLLDHLLKHIDGKVAPGGIERFRRCFNTNRIMEYWLESVDLDKIHQKEQLQLSYRMPPSVSLEGCTSSSASNSSDELKLLKIEMAQLKKCMQELIAEQQQKTETSLIQFQETRKGFVKWKVVIDRHVKEIMASLKDVQGKYGDLVVWKTKVEQQLAEITNKLNDLKDSKECPTFPPQETWKDWIGSTNLDHIHGDKFATWIGSSGVLNVQQEVIHEDPNSSLPIQQLSEDLTYAKRKQDQPNVTPDSSTTVNSKSELDNSLVMFQEMYKDIFKWRERIEQQLLEVSNAIFSLLAMK from the exons ATGGAACAATTGGGTGTTCGTCATCGAATGATGTTCACTGGTCAGCATGAGGATGAGGGATATGAAAGTCAAAGTTCTCTTGATACTTGCGAGGATGAGTTACtgaatgatgaagaagaagaagaaattattAACAATAAAATTTTGCCAGAAATTAAGAAAAGGAAGCGACTTAGCCTTAGTGAGCTTAGGGAGGTGAAGGAGTCATGTCAGAGGCAAAGTATTAGCAAGCTCAAGACTCACAACTATGAAAGTAAGAATAGATGGTCATCCCAGAG GTATAAAGTGGCTGAGCAAAGAATGTGGGAGATTTTAAAGGCTGAAGGTGCTACTTTTGAACATCCAATAACTCGACCTGCATTAAGAATGGCTGCTCGTAAGCACATTAGTGATACTGGACTGTTAGACCACTTGCTGAAACACATTGACGGTAAAGTGGCACCTGGTGGGATTGAGCGGTTCCGTAGGTGCTTCAATACCAACAGAATCATGGAGTATTGGTTGGAGAGTGTTGACTTGGACAAGATCCACCAAAAGGAACAGTTGCAGCTTTCTTACCGGATGCCACCATCCGTATCTTTGGAAGGCTGTACCTCCTCTTCGGCTTCTAATTCATCTGATGAACTGAAACTTCTTAAAATAGAAATGGCCCAACTGAAGAA ATGTATGCAGGAGCTCATTGCTGAGCAGCAACAAAAAACTGAAACCAGTTTGATACAG TTTCAAGAGACTCGCAAGGGATTTGTGAAGTGGAAAGTTGTGATTGATCGTCACGTAAAGGAAATCATGGCTTCTCTGAAGGATGTCCAG GGCAAGTATGGTGATTTAGTGGTTTGGAAAACTAAAGTTGAGCAACAGCTAgcagaaataacaaataaattgaatgatctcaaagactcaaaggaatGTCCAACTTTCCCTCCTCAAGAAACCTGGAAAGATTGGATAGGGAGTACCAATCTAGACCATATTCATGGAGACAAATTTGCTACTTGGATTGGGAGTTCTGGGGTGCTTAATGTTCAACAAGAGGTCATACATGAAGATCCTAACTCTTCCCTGCCAATTCAGCAGCTTAGTGAAGATCTAACCTACGCAAAGAG GAAACAAGATCAACCAAATGTGACCCCTGATTCATCTACTACTGTTAACTCAAAGTCAGAGCTTGACAACTCGTTGGTGATGTTTCAG GAGATGTATAAGGATATATTCAAATGGAGAGAGAGAATTGAGCAGCAGCTATTGGAGGTCTCAAATGCTATATTTAGTCTGTTGGCAATGAAATAG
- the LOC107612951 gene encoding protein DYAD isoform X1 gives MEQLGVRHRMMFTGQHEDEGYESQSSLDTCEDELLNDEEEEEIINNKILPEIKKRKRLSLSELREVKESCQRQSISKLKTHNYESKNRWSSQRYKVAEQRMWEILKAEGATFEHPITRPALRMAARKHISDTGLLDHLLKHIDGKVAPGGIERFRRCFNTNRIMEYWLESVDLDKIHQKEQLQLSYRMPPSVSLEGCTSSSASNSSDELKLLKIEMAQLKKCMQELIAEQQQKTETSLIQFQETRKGFVKWKVVIDRHVKEIMASLKDVQGKYGDLVVWKTKVEQQLAEITNKLNDLKDSKECPTFPPQETWKDWIGSTNLDHIHGDKFATWIGSSGVLNVQQEVIHEDPNSSLPIQQLSEDLTYAKRKQDQPNVTPDSSTTVNSKSELDNSLVMFQVMLIVCTCHFNNVYKWFFSIIFSFFIIFSHRRCIRIYSNGERELSSSYWRSQMLYLVCWQ, from the exons ATGGAACAATTGGGTGTTCGTCATCGAATGATGTTCACTGGTCAGCATGAGGATGAGGGATATGAAAGTCAAAGTTCTCTTGATACTTGCGAGGATGAGTTACtgaatgatgaagaagaagaagaaattattAACAATAAAATTTTGCCAGAAATTAAGAAAAGGAAGCGACTTAGCCTTAGTGAGCTTAGGGAGGTGAAGGAGTCATGTCAGAGGCAAAGTATTAGCAAGCTCAAGACTCACAACTATGAAAGTAAGAATAGATGGTCATCCCAGAG GTATAAAGTGGCTGAGCAAAGAATGTGGGAGATTTTAAAGGCTGAAGGTGCTACTTTTGAACATCCAATAACTCGACCTGCATTAAGAATGGCTGCTCGTAAGCACATTAGTGATACTGGACTGTTAGACCACTTGCTGAAACACATTGACGGTAAAGTGGCACCTGGTGGGATTGAGCGGTTCCGTAGGTGCTTCAATACCAACAGAATCATGGAGTATTGGTTGGAGAGTGTTGACTTGGACAAGATCCACCAAAAGGAACAGTTGCAGCTTTCTTACCGGATGCCACCATCCGTATCTTTGGAAGGCTGTACCTCCTCTTCGGCTTCTAATTCATCTGATGAACTGAAACTTCTTAAAATAGAAATGGCCCAACTGAAGAA ATGTATGCAGGAGCTCATTGCTGAGCAGCAACAAAAAACTGAAACCAGTTTGATACAG TTTCAAGAGACTCGCAAGGGATTTGTGAAGTGGAAAGTTGTGATTGATCGTCACGTAAAGGAAATCATGGCTTCTCTGAAGGATGTCCAG GGCAAGTATGGTGATTTAGTGGTTTGGAAAACTAAAGTTGAGCAACAGCTAgcagaaataacaaataaattgaatgatctcaaagactcaaaggaatGTCCAACTTTCCCTCCTCAAGAAACCTGGAAAGATTGGATAGGGAGTACCAATCTAGACCATATTCATGGAGACAAATTTGCTACTTGGATTGGGAGTTCTGGGGTGCTTAATGTTCAACAAGAGGTCATACATGAAGATCCTAACTCTTCCCTGCCAATTCAGCAGCTTAGTGAAGATCTAACCTACGCAAAGAG GAAACAAGATCAACCAAATGTGACCCCTGATTCATCTACTACTGTTAACTCAAAGTCAGAGCTTGACAACTCGTTGGTGATGTTTCAGGTGATGTTGATAGTGTGTACATGCCACTTTAATAATGTTTATAAATGGTTTTTCAGCataatattttcattttttatcatcttttctcacaGGAGATGTATAAGGATATATTCAAATGGAGAGAGAGAATTGAGCAGCAGCTATTGGAGGTCTCAAATGCTATATTTAGTCTGTTGGCAATGA
- the LOC107612949 gene encoding tetratricopeptide repeat protein 27 homolog isoform X2 — protein MSTLEPQLLHFRAYELRLIRCTLTPPPPSDSPIQSPPSDHHLHTLINHLLSSIESGSYHQALTSDASRLVFGLANDSPLPDPVNSVDSAERFYSELLHRAEFFVADDSVGDSDKAYMAILVLCIAVAAFLGFTQCNFTGPMKGLPRCPLPMEGGGNGGEFAEWDNWARNQVMAAGSDLLGKFSNLQYIVFSKMLLMRMKDLSFQGAISSACEIRSLSWWLARVLLLQQRILDERSSSLFDLLHVYLGEASQQFGTSEGVRSYWDANLRDGECLAIVSMFHLEAGIMEYAYGRVDPCRTHFESAEMAAGLQLSVTGVLGFRTVHQVEPKAQMVLVTNTCSSNNADNHSLMGNGTQRRDSSSGDASDILMTPKLLGNYDDTKTGSQGIENGAQTTPNLTATQQAVILAYCLLIEKSSRHDELQRWDMAPYIEAIDSQHLFYFIIRCFCDILRIQWESSRSRTKERALLMMENLVQRIYESSPVVAERIPLSYDVYMPSISALRKEYGELLVRCGLIGEAVKVFEDLELWDNLIYCYSLLEKKATAVELIKKRLSERPSDPRLWESAMSMNSMFPDGWFAFGAAALKARDIEKALDAFTRAVQLDPENGEAWNNIACLHMIKKKNKEAFIAFKEALKFKRNSWQLWENYSHVAIDVGNISQALEGAQMVLEMSNNKRVDTELLERIRTEVEKRRSISNSVPSVATDITHCTDKLQLDDSQLELQEQSQASDDGRSRETEQLMLLLGRVLQQIVKSGSGYGPDIWGLYAKWHRMNGDLIMCSEALLKQVRSLQGSDTWKDRDRFKKFAIASLELCKVYMEISSSAGRTKELYTADMHLKNIIKQAQSFSDTEEFRDLQAFHEEVKIKLQSNSTPT, from the exons ATGTCCACTCTTGAACCTCAGCTTCTGCACTTTCGCGCCTACGAGCTCCGCCTCATCCGCTGCACCCTCACTCCTCCTCCGCCCTCCGATTCCCCCATTCAATCCCCGCCGTCCGATCACCATCTCCACACTCTCATCAACCACCTCCTTTCTTCCATCGAGTCCGGTTCCTATCACCAAGCTCTCACCTCCGACGCTTCCAGACTCGTCTTCGGACTCGCCAATGACTCGCCCCTTCCGGACCCTGTCAACTCAGTTGACTCGGCAGAACGATTCTACTCCGAGTTGCTCCACCGCGCCGAGTTCTTCGTCGCGGACGACTCGGTCGGCGACTCCGACAAGGCTTACATGGCGATTCTCGTGCTGTGCATCGCTGTCGCGGCATTTCTAGGGTTCACTCAATGCAACTTCACCGG GCCTATGAAAGGTTTACCGCGATGTCCGTTGCCTATGGAAGGTGGCGGCAATGGTGGTGAATTCGCAGAGTGGGACAATTGGGCTCGCAATCAGGTTATGGCTGCTGGCTCTGACTTGCTTGGAAAGTTCTCCAATCTTCAG TACATAGTTTTTTCTAAGATGTTGCTTATGCGGATGAAAGATTTGTCATTTCAAGGAGCGATATCTTCTGCATGTGAGATTAGAAGCCTTTCATGGTGGCTTGCAAGGGTTTTGCTTCTTCAGCAGAGAATTTTGGATGAGCggtcttcttctttgtttgatcttttgcATGTATACTTGGGTGAGGCTTCGCAACAATTTGGCACTTCAGAAGGTGTTAGAAGTTATTGGGATGCTAATTTACGTGATGGAGAATGCTTAGCTATTGTCTCCATGTTTCATTTAGAGGCTGGAATTATGGAATATGCCTATGGACGAGTAGATCCTTGCAG GACACATTTTGAGTCGGCTGAGATGGCAGCTGGGCTTCAGCTTTCAGTTACTGGGGTGCTGGGTTTCCGTACTGTACATCAG GTAGAACCAAAGGCACAAATGGTACTCGTCACAAACACATGCTCATCAAACAATGCGGATAACCACTCTTTGATGGGTAATGGCACACAAAGAAGAGATTCCAGCTCTGGTGATGCATCTGACATACTTATGACACCAAAATTGTTAGGAAATTACGATGACACTAAAACTGGGTCACAAGGAATAGAAAATGGTGCTCAGACTACTCCCAATTTGACAGCAACACAACAGGCTGTAATTCTGGCATATTGCCTTCTAATCGAGAAGAGCTCCAGACATGATGAATTGCAGC GATGGGATATGGCTCCTTACATTGAGGCAATTGATTCCCAGCATTTGTTTTATTTCATT ATACGATGTTTCTGCGATATCTTGCGTATACAATGGGAATCATCTCGAAGTCGAACAAAGGAGCGTGCTTTACTGATGATGGAGAATTTG GTGCAACGTATTTATGAATCTTCTCCAGTTGTAGCAGAAAGAATTCCTCTTAGTTATGATGTTTATATGCCCAGTATTTCTGCATTAAGGAA GGAATATGGTGAGCTTTTGGTTCGCTGTGGTTTAATAGGGGAGGCAGTGAAGGTATTTGAAGATTTAGAATTATGGGATAATCTTATATACTGCTACAG CTTATTGGAGAAGAAAGCCACAGCTGTTGAACTCATCAAGAAACGTCTTTCAGAACGACCCAGTGACCCCAGATTATG GGAGTCTGCAATGTCAATGAACTCTATGTTTCCAGATGGTTGGTTCGCATTTGGGGCTGCTGCATTGAAG GCACGGGATATTGAAAAGGCTCTGGATGCATTTACCCGTGCGGTTCAACTTGATCCTGAAAATGGGGAAGCTTGGAATAACATTGCTTGCTT GCATATGATCAAGAAAAAGAACAAGGAGGCCTTCATTGCATTTAAAGAAGCCTTGAAGTTCAA ACGGAACAGCTGGCAACTCTGGGAGAACTATAGTCATGTTGCTATTGATGTTGGCAATATCAGTCAG GCTCTGGAAGGTGCGCAGATGGTTTTGGAAATGTCCAACAATAAAAGAGTAGATACAGAACTACTAGAAAGGATCAGAACGGAGGTTGAAAAGAGGCGCTCAATAAGTAATTCGGTGCCATCTGTTGCAACTGATATTACACATTGTACAGATAAACTTCAGTTAGATGATTCTCAATTagaacttcaagagcaatcacaAGCTTCTGATGATGGAAGATCACGTGAAACTGAGCAATTGATGTTGTTACTTGGAAGAGTTCTACAGCAG ATAGTTAAAAGTGGGAGTGGATATGGACCAGATATCTGGGGCTTATATGCAAAATGGCATAGAATGAATGGAGATCTCATTATGTGTTCTGAAGCCCTTTTAAAGCAAGTTAGATCACTCCAG GGATCTGATACTTGGAAAGACAGAGATCGCTTCAAGAAGTTTGCAATAGCATCCTTGGAACTTTGCAAGGTGTACATGGAAATTTCCTCATCTGCCGGCAGAACTAAAGAGTTATATACAGCTGACATGCATCTGAAGAACATCATCAAACAG GCTCAGAGCTTCTCTGATACAGAAGAGTTCAGGGATCTTCAGGCTTTCCATGAAGAAGTGAAGATCAAACTCCAATCGAATTCAACACCTACCTAA
- the LOC107612949 gene encoding tetratricopeptide repeat protein 27 homolog isoform X1 produces MSTLEPQLLHFRAYELRLIRCTLTPPPPSDSPIQSPPSDHHLHTLINHLLSSIESGSYHQALTSDASRLVFGLANDSPLPDPVNSVDSAERFYSELLHRAEFFVADDSVGDSDKAYMAILVLCIAVAAFLGFTQCNFTGPMKGLPRCPLPMEGGGNGGEFAEWDNWARNQVMAAGSDLLGKFSNLQYIVFSKMLLMRMKDLSFQGAISSACEIRSLSWWLARVLLLQQRILDERSSSLFDLLHVYLGEASQQFGTSEGVRSYWDANLRDGECLAIVSMFHLEAGIMEYAYGRVDPCRTHFESAEMAAGLQLSVTGVLGFRTVHQVEPKAQMVLVTNTCSSNNADNHSLMGNGTQRRDSSSGDASDILMTPKLLGNYDDTKTGSQGIENGAQTTPNLTATQQAVILAYCLLIEKSSRHDELQRWDMAPYIEAIDSQHLFYFIIRCFCDILRIQWESSRSRTKERALLMMENLVQRIYESSPVVAERIPLSYDVYMPSISALRKEYGELLVRCGLIGEAVKVFEDLELWDNLIYCYSLLEKKATAVELIKKRLSERPSDPRLWCSLGDITNNDTCYEKALEVSNSRSARAKRSLARSAYNRGDYETSKILWESAMSMNSMFPDGWFAFGAAALKARDIEKALDAFTRAVQLDPENGEAWNNIACLHMIKKKNKEAFIAFKEALKFKRNSWQLWENYSHVAIDVGNISQALEGAQMVLEMSNNKRVDTELLERIRTEVEKRRSISNSVPSVATDITHCTDKLQLDDSQLELQEQSQASDDGRSRETEQLMLLLGRVLQQIVKSGSGYGPDIWGLYAKWHRMNGDLIMCSEALLKQVRSLQGSDTWKDRDRFKKFAIASLELCKVYMEISSSAGRTKELYTADMHLKNIIKQAQSFSDTEEFRDLQAFHEEVKIKLQSNSTPT; encoded by the exons ATGTCCACTCTTGAACCTCAGCTTCTGCACTTTCGCGCCTACGAGCTCCGCCTCATCCGCTGCACCCTCACTCCTCCTCCGCCCTCCGATTCCCCCATTCAATCCCCGCCGTCCGATCACCATCTCCACACTCTCATCAACCACCTCCTTTCTTCCATCGAGTCCGGTTCCTATCACCAAGCTCTCACCTCCGACGCTTCCAGACTCGTCTTCGGACTCGCCAATGACTCGCCCCTTCCGGACCCTGTCAACTCAGTTGACTCGGCAGAACGATTCTACTCCGAGTTGCTCCACCGCGCCGAGTTCTTCGTCGCGGACGACTCGGTCGGCGACTCCGACAAGGCTTACATGGCGATTCTCGTGCTGTGCATCGCTGTCGCGGCATTTCTAGGGTTCACTCAATGCAACTTCACCGG GCCTATGAAAGGTTTACCGCGATGTCCGTTGCCTATGGAAGGTGGCGGCAATGGTGGTGAATTCGCAGAGTGGGACAATTGGGCTCGCAATCAGGTTATGGCTGCTGGCTCTGACTTGCTTGGAAAGTTCTCCAATCTTCAG TACATAGTTTTTTCTAAGATGTTGCTTATGCGGATGAAAGATTTGTCATTTCAAGGAGCGATATCTTCTGCATGTGAGATTAGAAGCCTTTCATGGTGGCTTGCAAGGGTTTTGCTTCTTCAGCAGAGAATTTTGGATGAGCggtcttcttctttgtttgatcttttgcATGTATACTTGGGTGAGGCTTCGCAACAATTTGGCACTTCAGAAGGTGTTAGAAGTTATTGGGATGCTAATTTACGTGATGGAGAATGCTTAGCTATTGTCTCCATGTTTCATTTAGAGGCTGGAATTATGGAATATGCCTATGGACGAGTAGATCCTTGCAG GACACATTTTGAGTCGGCTGAGATGGCAGCTGGGCTTCAGCTTTCAGTTACTGGGGTGCTGGGTTTCCGTACTGTACATCAG GTAGAACCAAAGGCACAAATGGTACTCGTCACAAACACATGCTCATCAAACAATGCGGATAACCACTCTTTGATGGGTAATGGCACACAAAGAAGAGATTCCAGCTCTGGTGATGCATCTGACATACTTATGACACCAAAATTGTTAGGAAATTACGATGACACTAAAACTGGGTCACAAGGAATAGAAAATGGTGCTCAGACTACTCCCAATTTGACAGCAACACAACAGGCTGTAATTCTGGCATATTGCCTTCTAATCGAGAAGAGCTCCAGACATGATGAATTGCAGC GATGGGATATGGCTCCTTACATTGAGGCAATTGATTCCCAGCATTTGTTTTATTTCATT ATACGATGTTTCTGCGATATCTTGCGTATACAATGGGAATCATCTCGAAGTCGAACAAAGGAGCGTGCTTTACTGATGATGGAGAATTTG GTGCAACGTATTTATGAATCTTCTCCAGTTGTAGCAGAAAGAATTCCTCTTAGTTATGATGTTTATATGCCCAGTATTTCTGCATTAAGGAA GGAATATGGTGAGCTTTTGGTTCGCTGTGGTTTAATAGGGGAGGCAGTGAAGGTATTTGAAGATTTAGAATTATGGGATAATCTTATATACTGCTACAG CTTATTGGAGAAGAAAGCCACAGCTGTTGAACTCATCAAGAAACGTCTTTCAGAACGACCCAGTGACCCCAGATTATG GTGTTCATTGGGTGACATTACGAATAATGACACCTGTTACGAAAAGGCTCTGGAAGTTTCAAATAGTAGGTCTGCTAGAGCTAAG CGTTCTCTGGCTCGCAGCGCATACAATAGAGGAGACTACGAGACATCTAAAATTTTGTG GGAGTCTGCAATGTCAATGAACTCTATGTTTCCAGATGGTTGGTTCGCATTTGGGGCTGCTGCATTGAAG GCACGGGATATTGAAAAGGCTCTGGATGCATTTACCCGTGCGGTTCAACTTGATCCTGAAAATGGGGAAGCTTGGAATAACATTGCTTGCTT GCATATGATCAAGAAAAAGAACAAGGAGGCCTTCATTGCATTTAAAGAAGCCTTGAAGTTCAA ACGGAACAGCTGGCAACTCTGGGAGAACTATAGTCATGTTGCTATTGATGTTGGCAATATCAGTCAG GCTCTGGAAGGTGCGCAGATGGTTTTGGAAATGTCCAACAATAAAAGAGTAGATACAGAACTACTAGAAAGGATCAGAACGGAGGTTGAAAAGAGGCGCTCAATAAGTAATTCGGTGCCATCTGTTGCAACTGATATTACACATTGTACAGATAAACTTCAGTTAGATGATTCTCAATTagaacttcaagagcaatcacaAGCTTCTGATGATGGAAGATCACGTGAAACTGAGCAATTGATGTTGTTACTTGGAAGAGTTCTACAGCAG ATAGTTAAAAGTGGGAGTGGATATGGACCAGATATCTGGGGCTTATATGCAAAATGGCATAGAATGAATGGAGATCTCATTATGTGTTCTGAAGCCCTTTTAAAGCAAGTTAGATCACTCCAG GGATCTGATACTTGGAAAGACAGAGATCGCTTCAAGAAGTTTGCAATAGCATCCTTGGAACTTTGCAAGGTGTACATGGAAATTTCCTCATCTGCCGGCAGAACTAAAGAGTTATATACAGCTGACATGCATCTGAAGAACATCATCAAACAG GCTCAGAGCTTCTCTGATACAGAAGAGTTCAGGGATCTTCAGGCTTTCCATGAAGAAGTGAAGATCAAACTCCAATCGAATTCAACACCTACCTAA